One part of the Nymphaea colorata isolate Beijing-Zhang1983 chromosome 8, ASM883128v2, whole genome shotgun sequence genome encodes these proteins:
- the LOC116259514 gene encoding nuclear transcription factor Y subunit B-9-like — MEGKSLIKSGKTTPAWSSSVGKQPLPSFSDSEAAEELLEQLVPTEDIMRIMRKCLPAHAKVSDEAKQAVQESVLRFISAVTSIAGEHCRQQQRQVVTSEDMLVALKRLCFNG, encoded by the exons ATGGAGGGGAAGTCACTAATCAAGAGCGGAAAAACTACACCTGCATGGTCATCCTCTGTTGGGAAACAACCACTTCCGAGTTTCAGTGACTCCGAAG CAGCAGAGGAGCTACTGGAGCAGTTGGTACCAACGGAAGACATAATGAGGATTATGCGAAAGTGCCTGCCTGCTCATGCTAAGGTCTCCGACGAAGCCAAGCAGGCCGTCCAGGAGAGCGTGCTTCGCTTCATCTCCGCCGTCACCAGCATCGCCGGCGAGCACTGCAGGCAGCAGCAGAGGCAGGTGGTGACGAGTGAAGACATGCTCGTCGCCCTCAAGCGGCTCTGCTTCAATGGCTAA